The following coding sequences lie in one Spinacia oleracea cultivar Varoflay chromosome 1, BTI_SOV_V1, whole genome shotgun sequence genomic window:
- the LOC110782857 gene encoding serine/threonine-protein kinase STY13, with the protein MAAMESLGAYSMKSSTSSSHTNNNNEGINHNIDNTMRDFDSKTIDLCMLSVESVISQGSISSVFKASYYGQDVVVKVLVVEQLCQRAKDSVKKLFDGEVSMWSMLDHPNIIKFVGASRDLCMVSEYLHGGTLKSYLSNAITYLSLKTVIQLALDLARGLSYLHSKDIVHGDVKIENMILDERHQLKIADFGVPRLVSLVQGKMIGQAGRLGCMAPEVRAGKPYDTKCDVYSFGICLWEIYCCKTPFSPPKFANEASTVYNKDLRPEIPKWCPKSLAKIMKRCWSSNPKKRPEMKDVVSSLECIDTSKGGGMTSNDQAHCSCFFH; encoded by the exons ATGGCCGCCATGGAATCATTGGGAGCTTATAGCATGAAATCTAGTACTAGTAGCAGTCATACTAACAACAACAATGAGGGCATCAATCATAATATTGATAATACTATGAGGGATTTCGACTCGAAAACTATCGATTTGTGTATGTTAAGTGTGGAGAGTGTGATTAGCCAAGGCTCCATTAGTTCTGTGTTCAAAGCCTCCTATTATGGCCAAGATGTTGTAG TTAAAGTACTTGTAGTAGAACAATTATGTCAAAGAGCAAAGGATTCAGTGAAAAAGCTTTTTGATGGGGAGGTATCAATGTGGAGTATGTTGGATCATCCTAATATCATCAAG TTTGTAGGAGCATCAAGAGACCTATGTATGGTTTCGGAATATCTTCATGGAGGCACACTCAAGTCATACTTAAGTAACGCTATAACATATCTTTCCTTAAAGACCGTTATCCAATTAGCATTGGATTTGGCAAGAGG GTTATCATATCTTCACTCGAAAGACATAGTTCATGGAGATGTAAAGATTGAGAACATGATTCTCGATGAGAGACATCAACTAAAGATTGCTGACTTTGGAGTTCCTCGCCTTGTCTCTTTGGTACAAGGTAAAATGATTGGACAGGCAGGACGACTTGGTTGTATGGCTCCTGAG GTGCGTGCGGGGAAACCTTATGACACCAAATGTGATGTATATAGCTTCGGAATATGCTTGTGGGAGATATATTGTTGCAAGACACCATTTTCGCCACCAAAGTTTGCAAATGAAGCTTCCACCGTCTATAATAAG GACTTGAGACCTGAGATTCCCAAATGGTGTCCAAAATCATTAGCCAAGATTATGAAAAGATGTTGGTCATCCAACCCAAAGAAGAGGCCAGAGATGAAAGATGTAGTTTCCAGTTTGGAATGTATCGACACATCCAAAGGAGGTGGTATGACATCTAATGATCAAGCTCATTGTTCTTGCTTCTTTCACTGA
- the LOC110782940 gene encoding uncharacterized protein isoform X1: MGDIVAGEVPKLQTLNSSDFRHYSKHVKDNVHGFIQLDPLALKFIDTEQFQRLRDLKQLGVTHLVFPGAVHSRFEHSIGVYHLAGEAVNELKRYQGSELGIENFDIQAVKIAGLLHDVGHGPFSHMFESGFLPKVLGGGAKWSHEDMSERLVDYMVDEHHIEMEDAMLKKVKGMIVASTEHGSAYRVKDKRFLYDIVANGRNGIDVDKFDYIVRDSRACGLGCNFQFERLLQTMRVMDDEICYRAKEYLTVSKLFITRADLHRTVYTHAKVKAVELMVVDALLKANNHLQFSAKIHDPAEFWKLDDTIIKRIEIDPHPALKESRDLIARIRRRDLYQYCNEFTVPRDDLEHFQEVTAKDIICSQVSGGVTLQEDDVVVSNTKIDLTRGKNNPLASVKFFQDYDVDENFTIGEESISQLLPSCCLDRIVRVYSKKPELVASVSEAFENFQQHKYGRKTQVHGTPQKKKQRTV, translated from the exons ATGGGAGATATCGTCGCCGGTGAAGTTCCGAAGTTACAGACTCTCAATTCCTCCGATTTTCGCCATTACTCCAAGCATGTTAAGGATAATGTCCACGGATTCATTCAACTTGATCCG CTTGCACTGAAGTTCATAGACACTGAGCAGTTCCAGAG ACTTCGTGATCTTAAGCAGCTTG GGGTCACACACCTTGTTTTTCCAGGGGCTGTACACTCTCGGTTTGAGCATTCAATTGGAGTCTATCATCTCGCTGGAGAAGCTGTTAATGAACTTAAAAGATACCAA GGttcggagcttggcatcgaaaattttgatattCAGGCTGTGAAAATTGCCG GGCTATTGCATGATGTTGGTCATGGTCCATTCAGCCACATGTTTGAGAGTGGGTTCCTTCCAAAGGTTCTTGGCGGTGGTGCTAAGTG GTCTCATGAGGATATGTCTGAACGCTTGGTTGATTACATGGTTGATGAGCACCACATAGAGATGGAAGATGCCATGCTAAAGAAAGTGAAG GGAATGATAGTTGCCAGCACTGAGCATGGTTCAGCATAT CGTGTGAAGGATAAGAGATTCTTATATGATATTGTTGCAAATGGACGTAATGGAATTGATGTTGACAA GTTTGATTATATTGTTCGAGATTCTCGGGCTTGTGGTCTTGGCTGCAACTTCCAGTTTGAGAG GTTGCTGCAAACAATGCGAGTCATGGATGATGAGATATGTTACAGAGCCAAGGAAT ATCTTACTGTCAGCAAACTGTTCATTACCCGCGCTGATCTGCATCGAACTGTTTATACACATGCGAAAGTGAAG GCAGTAGAGCTTATGGTTGTTGATGCATTGCTGAAAGCAAACAATCATCTTCAATTTTCTGCTAAGATTCATGATCCTGCTGAATTTTGGAAG TTGGATGACACTATAATTAAAAGAATTGAAATCGATCCTCACCCGGCGCTGAAAGAATCTAGAGATTTGATTGCACGGATAAGAAGGAGAGATCTGTATCAG TACTGCAACGAGTTCACTGTTCCAAGAGATGATCTTGAACACTTCCAGGAAGTTACTGCCAAAGATATTATCTGTTCACAG GTGTCTGGTGGGGTGACCCTACAAGAAGATGATGTTGTTGTGAGCAATACCAAGATTGATCTGACACGAGGAAAGAATAATCCGCTTGCAAG CGTCAAATTTTTCCAG GACTATGATGTTGATGAGAACTTCACCATTGGGGAAGAAAGTATCAGCCAGCTACTCCCTTCGTGCTGTCTAGACAGGATCGTGAGAGTGTACTCTAAGAAGCCAGAGCTG GTGGCATCAGTGTCTGAAGCATTTGAGAACTTTCAGCAACATAAATATGGGAGGAAAACTCAAGTACACGGAACACCACAGAAGAAGAAGCAGCGAACGGTCTAA
- the LOC110782940 gene encoding uncharacterized protein isoform X2, translated as MGDIVAGEVPKLQTLNSSDFRHYSKHVKDNVHGFIQLDPLALKFIDTEQFQRLRDLKQLGAVHSRFEHSIGVYHLAGEAVNELKRYQGSELGIENFDIQAVKIAGLLHDVGHGPFSHMFESGFLPKVLGGGAKWSHEDMSERLVDYMVDEHHIEMEDAMLKKVKGMIVASTEHGSAYRVKDKRFLYDIVANGRNGIDVDKFDYIVRDSRACGLGCNFQFERLLQTMRVMDDEICYRAKEYLTVSKLFITRADLHRTVYTHAKVKAVELMVVDALLKANNHLQFSAKIHDPAEFWKLDDTIIKRIEIDPHPALKESRDLIARIRRRDLYQYCNEFTVPRDDLEHFQEVTAKDIICSQVSGGVTLQEDDVVVSNTKIDLTRGKNNPLASVKFFQDYDVDENFTIGEESISQLLPSCCLDRIVRVYSKKPELVASVSEAFENFQQHKYGRKTQVHGTPQKKKQRTV; from the exons ATGGGAGATATCGTCGCCGGTGAAGTTCCGAAGTTACAGACTCTCAATTCCTCCGATTTTCGCCATTACTCCAAGCATGTTAAGGATAATGTCCACGGATTCATTCAACTTGATCCG CTTGCACTGAAGTTCATAGACACTGAGCAGTTCCAGAG ACTTCGTGATCTTAAGCAGCTTG GGGCTGTACACTCTCGGTTTGAGCATTCAATTGGAGTCTATCATCTCGCTGGAGAAGCTGTTAATGAACTTAAAAGATACCAA GGttcggagcttggcatcgaaaattttgatattCAGGCTGTGAAAATTGCCG GGCTATTGCATGATGTTGGTCATGGTCCATTCAGCCACATGTTTGAGAGTGGGTTCCTTCCAAAGGTTCTTGGCGGTGGTGCTAAGTG GTCTCATGAGGATATGTCTGAACGCTTGGTTGATTACATGGTTGATGAGCACCACATAGAGATGGAAGATGCCATGCTAAAGAAAGTGAAG GGAATGATAGTTGCCAGCACTGAGCATGGTTCAGCATAT CGTGTGAAGGATAAGAGATTCTTATATGATATTGTTGCAAATGGACGTAATGGAATTGATGTTGACAA GTTTGATTATATTGTTCGAGATTCTCGGGCTTGTGGTCTTGGCTGCAACTTCCAGTTTGAGAG GTTGCTGCAAACAATGCGAGTCATGGATGATGAGATATGTTACAGAGCCAAGGAAT ATCTTACTGTCAGCAAACTGTTCATTACCCGCGCTGATCTGCATCGAACTGTTTATACACATGCGAAAGTGAAG GCAGTAGAGCTTATGGTTGTTGATGCATTGCTGAAAGCAAACAATCATCTTCAATTTTCTGCTAAGATTCATGATCCTGCTGAATTTTGGAAG TTGGATGACACTATAATTAAAAGAATTGAAATCGATCCTCACCCGGCGCTGAAAGAATCTAGAGATTTGATTGCACGGATAAGAAGGAGAGATCTGTATCAG TACTGCAACGAGTTCACTGTTCCAAGAGATGATCTTGAACACTTCCAGGAAGTTACTGCCAAAGATATTATCTGTTCACAG GTGTCTGGTGGGGTGACCCTACAAGAAGATGATGTTGTTGTGAGCAATACCAAGATTGATCTGACACGAGGAAAGAATAATCCGCTTGCAAG CGTCAAATTTTTCCAG GACTATGATGTTGATGAGAACTTCACCATTGGGGAAGAAAGTATCAGCCAGCTACTCCCTTCGTGCTGTCTAGACAGGATCGTGAGAGTGTACTCTAAGAAGCCAGAGCTG GTGGCATCAGTGTCTGAAGCATTTGAGAACTTTCAGCAACATAAATATGGGAGGAAAACTCAAGTACACGGAACACCACAGAAGAAGAAGCAGCGAACGGTCTAA
- the LOC110782941 gene encoding uncharacterized protein isoform X1, with translation MEKSCIWMRRIVVGINPLPLTHTLSSISTVKSPSSSVIISFFSRHKRRLSLSATASSASFPLHHTDHESSNHFISGAADVKPNEEKPKTMLKGLRYDELEKWVQSHGYRPGQAMMLWKRLYGNNIWAESCDDLEGLNKDLRKMLSAHAEFRALSLKEIRSASDGTKKILFTLEDGLVIETVIIPCDRGRNTVCVSSQVGCAMNCQFCFTGRMGLTRHLTAAEIVEQAVFARRLFTKEVGSISNVVFMGMGEPLQNIDNVVKAADIMVEEQGLHFSPRKVTISTSGLVPQLKRFLHESNCCLAVSLNATTDEVRNWIMPINRKYNLELLLGTLREELRHKHNFKVLFEYVMLAGVNDSVEDAKRLIDLVQDIPCKINLIQFNPHSGSRFKPTKDEKMIEFRNVLAAGGCRVFLRFSRGDDQMAACGQLGKPGDFQAPLLRVPPQFEKDNGENVEFHGDFLPQEKLLTTLLDVNYSPNIRWLSAIYFFQHVLIFLSLEARNLSP, from the exons ATGGAGAAAAGTTGCATATGGATGAGGCGTATTGTAGTGGGAATTAATCCTCTGCCTCTCACTCATACACTCTCTTCAATTTCCACCGTTAAATCTCCATCATCATCAGTTATAATATCTTTCTTCTCACGCCATAAACGCCGGCTTTCTCTTTCCGCCACCGCTTCTTCTGCGTCATTTCCTCTCCATCACACCGACCATGAATCCTCCAACCACTTCATTTCCG GAGCTGCTGATGTTAAACCCAATGAAGAAAAACCAAAAACTATGCTCAAGGGATTGAGATATGACGAGCTCGAA AAATGGGTTCAATCACATGGTTATAGGCCTGGTCAGGCGATGATGTTGTGGAAACGTCTCTACGGTAACAACATCTGGGCTGAATCTTGTGATGATCTGGAAG GTCTGAACAAGGATTTGAGAAAAATGTTAAGTGCCCATGCAGAGTTTAGGGCATTGTCTCTGAAAGAAATTCGTTCTGCATCTGATGGAACTAAAAAG ATATTATTCACATTGGAGGACGGACTGGTGATTGAAACAGTTATTATCCCTTGTGATAGAGGAAGAAATACAGTGTGTGTTTCAAGTCAAGTGGGCTGTGCCATGAATTGTCAGTTTTGCTTTACTGGAAG GATGGGATTAACAAGACACCTAACTGCTGCTGAGATTGTGGAACAAGCCGTTTTTGCTCGGCGATTGTTCACAAAAGAAGTTGGGTCAATTTCCAATGTTGTCTTCATG GGAATGGGAGAACCACTTCAGAATATTGACAATGTAGTTAAAGCAGCAGATATAATGGTGGAGGAACAAGGGCTCCATTTCAGTCCGCGGAAGGTTACTATTTCGACCAGTGGACTGGTCCCTCAATTGAAACGATTTCTTCATGAATCCAATTGTTGTCTTGCTGTTAGTTTGAATGCTACAACTGATGAG GTGAGAAACTGGATCATGCCAATAAACCGGAAGTATAACTTGGAACTACTACTTGGAACGCTTAGGGAGGAATTGCGACATAAACATAATTTCAAAGTTTTATTTGAATATGTGATGCTTGCGGGCGTGAATGACAG CGTGGAGGACGCAAAGAGGCTTATTGATCTTGTTCAAGACATTCCATGCAAGATTAATCTCATCCAATTTAATCCTCATAGTGGGTCACGCTTCAAGCCAACTAAAGACGAGAAGATGATTGAGTTCCGGAATGTTCTGGCAGCTGGTGGTTGCAGGGTGTTCTTACGCTTCAGTAGGGGTGATGATCAGATGGCTGCATGTGGCCAACTCGGGAAACCCGGGGACTTTCAGGCTCCTCTGCTTCGAGTCCCTCCTCAGTTTGAGAAG GACAATGGTGAAAATGTGGAATTCCATGGGGATTTCCTTCCACAAGAAAAGCTATTGACGACACTTTTGGATGTTAACTACTCACCGAATATTCGTTGGTTGTCtgctatttatttttttcaacaCGTGCTGATTTTCTTAAGCTTGGAAGCTAGAAATCTATCGCCATAA
- the LOC110782941 gene encoding uncharacterized protein isoform X2, translating to MEKSCIWMRRIVVGINPLPLTHTLSSISTVKSPSSSVIISFFSRHKRRLSLSATASSASFPLHHTDHESSNHFISGAADVKPNEEKPKTMLKGLRYDELEKWVQSHGYRPGQAMMLWKRLYGNNIWAESCDDLEGLNKDLRKMLSAHAEFRALSLKEIRSASDGTKKILFTLEDGLVIETVIIPCDRGRNTVCVSSQVGCAMNCQFCFTGRMGLTRHLTAAEIVEQAVFARRLFTKEVGSISNVVFMGMGEPLQNIDNVVKAADIMVEEQGLHFSPRKVTISTSGLVPQLKRFLHESNCCLAVSLNATTDEVRNWIMPINRKYNLELLLGTLREELRHKHNFKVLFEYVMLAGVNDSVEDAKRLIDLVQDIPCKINLIQFNPHSGSRFKPTKDEKMIEFRNVLAAGGCRVFLRFSRGDDQMAACGQLGKPGDFQAPLLRVPPQFEKVLST from the exons ATGGAGAAAAGTTGCATATGGATGAGGCGTATTGTAGTGGGAATTAATCCTCTGCCTCTCACTCATACACTCTCTTCAATTTCCACCGTTAAATCTCCATCATCATCAGTTATAATATCTTTCTTCTCACGCCATAAACGCCGGCTTTCTCTTTCCGCCACCGCTTCTTCTGCGTCATTTCCTCTCCATCACACCGACCATGAATCCTCCAACCACTTCATTTCCG GAGCTGCTGATGTTAAACCCAATGAAGAAAAACCAAAAACTATGCTCAAGGGATTGAGATATGACGAGCTCGAA AAATGGGTTCAATCACATGGTTATAGGCCTGGTCAGGCGATGATGTTGTGGAAACGTCTCTACGGTAACAACATCTGGGCTGAATCTTGTGATGATCTGGAAG GTCTGAACAAGGATTTGAGAAAAATGTTAAGTGCCCATGCAGAGTTTAGGGCATTGTCTCTGAAAGAAATTCGTTCTGCATCTGATGGAACTAAAAAG ATATTATTCACATTGGAGGACGGACTGGTGATTGAAACAGTTATTATCCCTTGTGATAGAGGAAGAAATACAGTGTGTGTTTCAAGTCAAGTGGGCTGTGCCATGAATTGTCAGTTTTGCTTTACTGGAAG GATGGGATTAACAAGACACCTAACTGCTGCTGAGATTGTGGAACAAGCCGTTTTTGCTCGGCGATTGTTCACAAAAGAAGTTGGGTCAATTTCCAATGTTGTCTTCATG GGAATGGGAGAACCACTTCAGAATATTGACAATGTAGTTAAAGCAGCAGATATAATGGTGGAGGAACAAGGGCTCCATTTCAGTCCGCGGAAGGTTACTATTTCGACCAGTGGACTGGTCCCTCAATTGAAACGATTTCTTCATGAATCCAATTGTTGTCTTGCTGTTAGTTTGAATGCTACAACTGATGAG GTGAGAAACTGGATCATGCCAATAAACCGGAAGTATAACTTGGAACTACTACTTGGAACGCTTAGGGAGGAATTGCGACATAAACATAATTTCAAAGTTTTATTTGAATATGTGATGCTTGCGGGCGTGAATGACAG CGTGGAGGACGCAAAGAGGCTTATTGATCTTGTTCAAGACATTCCATGCAAGATTAATCTCATCCAATTTAATCCTCATAGTGGGTCACGCTTCAAGCCAACTAAAGACGAGAAGATGATTGAGTTCCGGAATGTTCTGGCAGCTGGTGGTTGCAGGGTGTTCTTACGCTTCAGTAGGGGTGATGATCAGATGGCTGCATGTGGCCAACTCGGGAAACCCGGGGACTTTCAGGCTCCTCTGCTTCGAGTCCCTCCTCAGTTTGAGAAGGTATTGAGCACTTGA
- the LOC110782942 gene encoding uncharacterized protein: protein MATLAPGVLVKLLDGLKTGVKPTGEHRSSLLQVTDIVPAELDEKNLWPKHGFYIKVSDSSHSIYVSLPYEQDDLVLSNKMQLGQFIYVDKLEPGSPVPVAKGAKPLPGRHPFMGTPEPLMGLREKKEKTEHKVVINGTPRRGSWELNQLNGFDGNVITSPIMKLKPVPLDFDQCTPMKEKGSAVKFHPPPMSPMMRSVKMVKDHVNSAIRASVGGALLSSKFESRGESPALVRKSCVTPTMLKFPRSKSVCERGPKMISTPFNISEKKSCTPPPSLRRDGGCVNSAANVQNSKSTPHQLQSQSSNPTFNSSSGTSLSVNLPGKLAILGKEAVHQREKAQKIAFQALRQSTATDNVVRCLKMFANLSKSAKADAPAACFDQFLEFQNQITQAVTDMVSIQAAASTLETKSEAKEETPILHEIAQNSMERFHDNEPNNNPSKRRLALYKSIASFPERMNEIQKPSNNVRILRSHSKTTNVENDENKQPGGESGCLSSMIKLCKQIESEAGSWFMEFIEKALEMGLKKSKGKADADVRKVPQSLILKVMNWVEVEQSDSSKRTVHPKASQIARKLRIKVKNP from the exons ATGGCAACTTTAGCACCCGGGGTTCTAGTAAAACTCCTTGATGGTTTGAAAACAGGGGTTAAACCCACCGGCGAGCACCGGAGCTCGCTTCTTCAGGTAACCGACATCGTACCGGCCGAGCTTGACGAGAAGAATCTATGGCCTAAACATGGATTCTACATTAAAGTCTCCGATTCTTCACATTCCATTTATGTTAGCCTACCATATGAGCAAGATGATCTTGTTTTAAGCAATAAAATGCAGCTGGGTCAATTCATCTATGTCGACAAATTAGAGCCCGGATCGCCTGTTCCGGTAGCGAAAGGCGCTAAACCTCTCCCGGGTAGACACCCTTTCATGGGTACTCCAGAACCCTTGATGGGTCtaagagaaaagaaagaaaaaactgaGCATAAGGTTGTGATCAATGGAACTCCTAGAAGAGGGTCTTGGGAATTGAACCAACTTAATGGGTTTGATGGGAATGTAATTACTTCTCCTATTATGAAATTAAAGCCTGTTCCTTTAGATTTTGATCAATGTACTCCAATGAAGGAGAAGGGTAGTGCAGTGAAATTTCACCCTCCTCCAATGTCTCCTATGATGAGATCAGTAAAAATGGTGAAAGATCATGTTAATTCAGCAATTAGGGCTTCTGTTGGTGGTGCTTTGTTGTCTTCTAAGTTCGAATCGAGGGGTGAAAGTCCTgctttggttaggaaaagctgTGTTACACCCACAATGTTGAAGTTTCCTCGGAGTAAAAGTGTTTGTGAAAGAGGGCCAAAGATGATATCCACACCATTTAATATATCT GAAAAGAAAAGTTGTACACCTCCACCAAGTCTAAGGAGAGATGGGGGTTGTGTGAATTCAGCAGCAAATGTGCAGAATTCGAAATCAACTCCGCATCAGTTACAATCACAGTCCAGTAATCCAACCTTTAATTCTAGTAGTGGCACAAGTTTATCAGTAAATTTACCAGGAAAGCTTGCTATTCTTGGCAAA GAAGCTGTACATCAAAGAGAAAAAGCTCAAAAGATTGCCTTTCAAGCTCTGAGACAATCTACCGCCACAGACAACGTTGTCCGCTGCCTCAA GATGTTTGCGAATTTGAGCAAATCAGCAAAGGCAGACGCACCAGCAGCCTGTTTTGATCAGTTTTTGGAGTTTCAGAACCAAATTACACAAGCAGTGACAGACATGGTGTCAATTCAAGCAGCAGCTTCCACACTCGAAACCAAATCAGAAGCGAAAGAAGAGACTCCAATCTTACACGAAATAGCTCAAAACTCCATGGAACGATTCCACGACAATGAACCAAACAACAACCCATCAAAGAGAAGACTAGCCTTGTACAAGTCCATTGCATCTTTTCCTGAAAGAATGAATGAAATTCAGAAACCAAGTAACAATGTTAGAATCTTAAGGTCACACTCAAAGACTACTAATGTTGAGAATGATGAAAACAAGCAGCCTGGTGGTGAATCTGGTTGTTTAAGCAGTATGATCAAGCTGTGTAAACAGATAGAATCTGAAGCAGGAAGTTGGTTTATGGAGTTTATAGAGAAAGCACTCGAAATGGGGTTGAAGAAATCGAAAGGGAAAGCGGATGCTGATGTTCGAAAAGTTCCTCAATCACTTATCCTTAAGGTTATGAACTGGGTTGAGGTTGAGCAAAGCGATTCCAGCAAACGGACAGTTCATCCTAAGGCTTCTCAGATTGCTAGGAAATTGAGAATCAAAGTGAAAAACCCTTGA
- the LOC110782817 gene encoding protein NUCLEAR FUSION DEFECTIVE 6, mitochondrial gives MASVCGRARQALQSSTIHATRNAVSKLCGTKSPSLAGASKLPGCAPSPNPRFSPHKCFSSSRIPVELGGAQSLMPLHSATASALFNSLLSLHSQSWGCLSEGFATPL, from the exons atggCGAGTGTATGTGGAAGAGCAAGACAAGCCCTACAGTCTTCCACTATCCACGCTACAAGAAATGCAGTTTCCAAACTCTGTGGCACCAAATCTCCTTCGTTAGCAGGAGCTTCTAAGTTGCCTGGCTGTGCACCCTCTCCTAACCCTCGTTTCTCTCCTCATAAATGTTTCAGTTCTTCTAG AATTCCGGTAGAGTTGGGTGGTGCTCAATCGTTAATGCCTTTGCATAGTGCTACTGCTTCTGCCTTGTTCAATTCCTTGCTATCACTACATTCACAGAGCTGGGGTTGTCTTTCTGAAG GATTTGCTACCCCTCTATAG